A window of the Nocardia sp. NBC_01329 genome harbors these coding sequences:
- a CDS encoding molybdopterin-dependent oxidoreductase, giving the protein MTSGRGPEVAARVGRWLGAAILLCFLTGLLSHLIQQPPGWFRWPANPAWLYRVTQGTHVLSGIAAIPLVLVKLWAVYPRLFARPILGGPRRALERLSIAVLVGSVLFQLATGLSNIAQFYWWDFYFPAAHYAMAYLALGALAVHLAVKLPVIRDALRARSTATTQPDPGTRLSRRAALAGAGTAAVVAVLSVAGQSVGFLRPLAVLAPRSGAGPQGLPVNRTAARAGIEVSARDPRYRLIVTAGDRHREFTRADLLALPQTTARLPIACVEGWSATADWTGVRLRDLLAAAGATELGAVRFESLEPAGIYRVSRLPRIHVVDDRTLVALALNGETLDLDHGYPCRLIAPNRPGVLQTKWLSSMEVTR; this is encoded by the coding sequence ATGACGAGCGGCCGGGGACCCGAGGTCGCCGCGCGGGTCGGGCGATGGCTCGGTGCCGCGATCTTGCTCTGCTTCCTCACCGGGTTGCTGAGCCATCTGATCCAGCAGCCACCCGGCTGGTTCCGGTGGCCCGCGAACCCGGCCTGGCTGTACCGGGTCACCCAGGGGACCCATGTGCTGTCCGGTATCGCCGCGATCCCCCTGGTACTGGTGAAACTGTGGGCGGTCTATCCGCGTTTGTTCGCGCGCCCGATCCTGGGCGGGCCGCGGCGAGCCCTGGAGCGACTCTCGATCGCGGTACTGGTCGGGTCGGTGCTGTTCCAGCTCGCCACCGGCCTGTCGAATATCGCGCAGTTCTACTGGTGGGATTTCTATTTCCCGGCCGCGCACTACGCCATGGCTTATCTCGCTCTGGGCGCCCTGGCCGTCCATCTCGCGGTGAAACTGCCGGTGATCCGGGACGCGCTGCGCGCGCGTTCCACTGCCACGACGCAGCCCGATCCGGGCACCCGGTTGTCGCGGCGGGCCGCTCTGGCCGGAGCCGGTACCGCGGCCGTCGTCGCGGTCCTGTCGGTCGCCGGCCAGTCGGTGGGCTTTCTGCGGCCGCTCGCGGTGCTGGCGCCCCGCAGCGGTGCCGGGCCGCAGGGGCTTCCGGTGAACCGCACCGCCGCCCGCGCCGGTATCGAGGTGTCGGCCCGAGACCCCCGCTACCGATTGATCGTGACGGCCGGGGATCGGCACCGCGAATTCACCCGTGCCGATCTGCTCGCCCTGCCGCAGACCACCGCCCGCCTGCCGATCGCCTGTGTCGAGGGATGGAGCGCCACCGCTGACTGGACCGGGGTCCGGCTCCGCGATCTGCTGGCGGCGGCGGGTGCGACCGAACTCGGTGCGGTGCGGTTCGAATCGCTGGAACCCGCCGGTATCTACCGGGTTTCGCGGCTACCGCGCATCCACGTCGTCGACGACCGAACGCTGGTCGCACTCGCGCTCAACGGCGAAACCCTGGATCTCGATCACGGTTACCCGTGCCGCCTCATCGCCCCCAACCGCCCCGGTGTCCTACAGACGAAATGGCTGTCCAGCATGGAGGTGACCCGATGA
- a CDS encoding nuclease-related domain-containing protein, whose translation MLVIADKLRSGAEKRVVGWLRKWEGDYRVPGVAITNCFISGQEVDLVIITPYTTVVGEVKGVDPEVTGSVLQCTTNSRWKVPGIEGDPVSVRENDTTPYDQVRDGVFKLKATAGQVGGSAFVTGLVVVVPPRGSTMRLEKKSAPPPGCDVLLCNTQNPLRAWFHRAHHRSAVVWTAEQAYAVVEALEYGERITIAELAEEGFPLDSTLPAVEPLPVPAALPAPVPAPKPTGAAVPPVTARAPSPPAPRAEPSGPTARVTHEPPPQAPAPQPRPATPPGPPVAEPAAQTGPARSSDRRRTHLQTAAAFAAIAVVGSGLWLLARGGGGEPEPRETVDQQQISSVAEIPPAPLVPPPAPPVTRVCFPFQPNC comes from the coding sequence ATGCTCGTCATCGCCGATAAGCTCAGATCGGGCGCGGAGAAACGGGTTGTCGGCTGGCTCCGGAAATGGGAGGGAGATTACCGGGTCCCCGGCGTCGCCATCACCAACTGCTTCATCTCCGGGCAGGAGGTGGATCTGGTGATCATCACCCCGTACACGACCGTCGTCGGAGAGGTCAAAGGCGTCGACCCCGAGGTCACCGGCAGTGTCCTGCAGTGCACCACCAACAGTCGCTGGAAGGTCCCGGGAATCGAGGGCGATCCGGTCAGTGTGCGGGAGAACGACACCACCCCCTACGACCAGGTCCGCGACGGAGTGTTCAAACTGAAGGCCACCGCCGGACAGGTGGGCGGTAGCGCGTTCGTGACCGGTCTCGTGGTCGTCGTGCCGCCGCGCGGATCGACCATGCGGCTGGAGAAGAAATCGGCCCCGCCGCCGGGCTGTGATGTGCTGCTGTGCAACACCCAGAACCCGCTGCGCGCGTGGTTCCACCGAGCTCATCACCGCAGTGCCGTCGTCTGGACCGCGGAGCAGGCCTACGCGGTGGTCGAAGCGCTGGAATACGGTGAACGGATCACGATCGCGGAATTGGCCGAAGAAGGTTTCCCGCTCGATTCGACACTTCCCGCGGTCGAACCGCTGCCGGTTCCCGCCGCGCTGCCCGCACCGGTTCCGGCGCCGAAACCCACGGGCGCGGCGGTCCCGCCGGTCACCGCGCGCGCCCCGTCGCCACCGGCGCCCCGGGCCGAGCCGAGCGGACCGACCGCCCGGGTGACGCACGAGCCACCGCCGCAAGCACCGGCACCGCAGCCGCGGCCCGCTACCCCACCCGGGCCGCCGGTGGCCGAGCCCGCGGCGCAGACAGGACCGGCCCGCTCCTCGGATCGACGCCGCACCCATCTGCAGACCGCGGCCGCTTTCGCCGCGATCGCCGTTGTCGGGAGTGGACTGTGGCTGCTGGCCCGCGGCGGCGGTGGAGAGCCCGAGCCCCGGGAAACGGTCGACCAGCAGCAGATCAGCTCGGTCGCGGAAATACCCCCGGCGCCTCTCGTACCGCCGCCCGCGCCTCCGGTCACCAGGGTGTGTTTTCCGTTCCAGCCGAACTGCTGA
- a CDS encoding MmpS family transport accessory protein yields MAEPPGERRYRPGRPGRDPDEAYPSEPTPASHRRARMRARWPWAVGGITLLILCLAGGCVAVVGGIANEVGDRSDRAVTVTYRVEGTGGDISITYLGNDLGMATETAPVLPWRREVTIDGFGTIVSLTAINDENGGEVTCRITVGDRVVSEQTSSGPYASAGCSGDAAR; encoded by the coding sequence TTGGCCGAGCCTCCCGGCGAGCGGCGGTACCGGCCCGGGCGACCCGGCCGGGACCCCGACGAGGCGTACCCGTCCGAGCCGACGCCCGCGAGCCACCGTCGCGCGCGCATGCGGGCGAGGTGGCCGTGGGCGGTGGGCGGTATCACCCTGTTGATCCTGTGTCTCGCCGGCGGTTGTGTCGCGGTCGTCGGGGGAATCGCGAACGAGGTCGGCGACAGATCCGACCGGGCGGTCACCGTGACCTACCGGGTCGAGGGCACCGGCGGCGATATCTCGATCACCTACCTCGGTAACGACCTGGGGATGGCCACGGAAACGGCGCCCGTGCTGCCGTGGCGCCGCGAGGTGACCATCGACGGATTCGGCACGATTGTCTCGCTCACCGCGATCAACGATGAGAACGGCGGGGAGGTCACCTGCCGGATCACGGTCGGCGACCGAGTCGTCTCAGAACAGACTTCGAGCGGTCCGTACGCATCGGCCGGCTGTTCGGGGGACGCCGCGCGGTGA